In Cystobacter ferrugineus, the following are encoded in one genomic region:
- a CDS encoding pentapeptide repeat-containing protein, producing the protein MDWLGNIVFKDREIKNERLELTDKGALYFLGSNLTLRNCTLVLKVPTRNLSIDGVRFIDCTFEVKQELKNHQDWIRASLKGCRFRGRLYGCDFGHWPDYGTGWEHGAIEDCDFTEARLDGCRIMGCDPASLRFPRWPCFTILDPIKRARELTSVQWPGRFGSVVIEDLYDQPPSTKALTLFAPAEAKRYDATPEEFRAVIEKFDCIVY; encoded by the coding sequence ATGGACTGGCTCGGTAACATCGTCTTCAAGGACCGGGAAATCAAAAACGAACGGCTGGAGCTGACCGACAAGGGCGCGCTCTACTTCCTTGGCTCCAACTTGACGCTGCGCAACTGCACTCTCGTGTTGAAAGTGCCCACCCGGAATCTATCCATTGACGGAGTGCGATTCATCGATTGCACCTTCGAGGTGAAACAGGAGTTGAAGAATCACCAGGACTGGATAAGAGCCTCGCTCAAGGGTTGCCGGTTCAGGGGGCGGTTGTATGGGTGCGACTTCGGACACTGGCCCGACTACGGCACAGGTTGGGAGCACGGGGCCATCGAGGATTGCGACTTCACCGAGGCCCGTCTGGATGGCTGCCGCATCATGGGCTGTGACCCTGCATCCCTTCGTTTTCCCAGGTGGCCCTGCTTCACCATCCTGGACCCCATCAAGCGAGCCCGCGAACTCACCAGCGTCCAGTGGCCAGGACGCTTTGGCTCTGTTGTTATCGAGGACTTGTACGACCAACCGCCTTCTACCAAGGCCCTGACACTCTTCGCTCCCGCCGAGGCGAAGCGATACGACGCCACCCCGGAAGAATTCCGGGCCGTCATCGAGAAGTTCGACTGCATCGTCTACTGA
- a CDS encoding DUF1109 domain-containing protein encodes MMAPSLDTLLSREAAGDEAARARALAAVRAELARSAPVSGWRTQAARLLGFSVALTAAAAGVLWALGRTSGEVLWAHAPVLALLWAISAVCARAALAPRRRVLQWAGLGLALVGATALVLARDSVHEPSAFPEWICTLSQFGMGLLPGVVTLAALRGAAFQPRRALLGGLSAGTAGAFVGELACAQGRHHVLLYHLLAWALVSVTTLVVSRFLTPRSFAP; translated from the coding sequence ATGATGGCTCCGTCCCTGGACACATTGCTCTCCCGGGAGGCTGCCGGGGATGAGGCCGCGAGGGCTCGGGCCCTGGCGGCGGTGCGCGCGGAGCTGGCGCGTTCCGCGCCCGTGAGTGGCTGGAGGACCCAGGCGGCGCGGCTGCTCGGGTTCTCGGTGGCGCTGACGGCCGCGGCGGCTGGGGTGTTGTGGGCACTGGGCCGCACGTCCGGCGAGGTGCTGTGGGCCCATGCTCCCGTGCTGGCCTTGTTGTGGGCCATCAGCGCCGTGTGTGCCCGGGCCGCGCTCGCGCCCCGGAGGCGAGTGCTCCAGTGGGCCGGGTTGGGCCTGGCTCTCGTGGGGGCCACCGCCCTCGTCCTCGCGCGTGACTCCGTCCATGAGCCGTCCGCCTTTCCGGAGTGGATCTGCACCCTCAGCCAGTTCGGCATGGGGCTGCTGCCGGGGGTCGTGACGCTCGCCGCGCTGCGCGGCGCTGCCTTCCAGCCACGGCGTGCCCTGCTGGGCGGCCTGTCCGCGGGCACCGCGGGCGCGTTCGTGGGGGAGCTCGCGTGCGCGCAGGGGCGGCACCATGTCCTGCTCTATCACCTGTTGGCCTGGGCGCTCGTCAGTGTCACGACGCTCGTGGTTTCCAGATTCCTCACACCCCGGTCCTTCGCCCCATGA
- a CDS encoding TetR/AcrR family transcriptional regulator has translation MKEHKTTKVPPRERILAAAEELFYREGIRGVGVEAIAARAETTKMALYRHFESKDALVTEWLRLEAARDEAVLERLAAEHPGAPRAQLLGWAKYIAERLSGESNRGCPFLNSVAELPDRNHPARQVIEAHKTAQTRRVVELCAQAGLADPEAVASEFIFVIEGAQVSAQSMDKANACERLLRIIQGLLGEAPRPAAPRR, from the coding sequence ATGAAGGAGCACAAGACGACGAAGGTGCCGCCCCGGGAGCGGATCCTCGCGGCGGCCGAGGAGCTGTTCTACCGGGAGGGGATCCGGGGCGTGGGCGTGGAGGCGATCGCCGCGCGGGCGGAGACCACGAAGATGGCGCTCTACCGCCACTTCGAGTCCAAGGACGCGCTGGTGACCGAATGGCTCCGGCTCGAGGCGGCACGCGATGAGGCCGTGCTGGAGCGGCTCGCCGCCGAGCACCCGGGAGCTCCCCGCGCGCAACTGCTGGGGTGGGCGAAGTACATCGCCGAGCGGCTGTCGGGAGAGTCGAACCGGGGCTGCCCGTTCCTCAACTCCGTGGCGGAACTGCCCGACCGCAACCACCCCGCGCGGCAGGTGATTGAAGCCCACAAGACCGCGCAGACGCGCCGCGTGGTGGAGCTCTGCGCCCAGGCGGGCCTTGCCGATCCCGAGGCGGTCGCCAGCGAGTTCATCTTCGTCATCGAGGGCGCCCAGGTGAGCGCCCAGAGCATGGACAAGGCGAACGCGTGCGAGCGCCTGCTGCGCATCATCCAAGGGCTCCTCGGCGAGGCGCCCCGCCCCGCCGCACCGCGGCGATGA
- a CDS encoding winged helix-turn-helix transcriptional regulator: MRGTEEALKVLEGRWKMMILFNLFARPVLRFSELERAIPGVSQKMLSQQLREMERDGIVRRTVHPEVPPRVEYTLTDVGRALCPVLDALLRWSVSRKGLAEVSGLLRE; the protein is encoded by the coding sequence GTGCGTGGCACCGAGGAGGCGCTGAAGGTCCTGGAGGGCCGGTGGAAGATGATGATTCTCTTCAACCTCTTCGCCCGGCCCGTGCTGCGATTCTCGGAGCTGGAGCGGGCCATTCCGGGGGTCTCGCAGAAGATGCTGAGCCAGCAACTCCGGGAAATGGAGCGTGACGGGATCGTGCGGCGTACCGTTCATCCCGAGGTTCCGCCCAGGGTGGAGTACACCCTGACGGACGTGGGGCGGGCCCTATGCCCCGTATTGGACGCGCTCTTGAGGTGGTCGGTGTCGCGGAAGGGGCTCGCCGAAGTGAGTGGCTTGTTGAGAGAGTGA
- a CDS encoding MBL fold metallo-hydrolase: protein MTMRTISRSATLAALLSVTGGLFTAPAQAAAPLVKTQAPGFYRMMLGDFEITALLDGTVTLPVVKDLTNVKPGRAEALLAAEFLTSSVETSINAYLINTGARLFLVDTGAGELIGPSAGQLVTSIRAAGYQPEQVDAVLLTHAHPDHSGGLVVAGKRVFPNARVYADKREVDYWLSSANAEKAPESLKPLFQEAKDSLTPYAEAGHLETFTGNTQLAPGLRTLESPGHTPGHTFYVVESQGQKLVFWGDVMHVAAVQFPEPSVSLQYDADSKAAAAQRAKAYAEAARQGYWLAIDHVSFPGLGHLRANGKGYTWVPANYSTLR from the coding sequence ATGACGATGCGCACCATTTCCAGGAGTGCCACGCTGGCTGCTTTGCTCTCGGTGACGGGGGGGCTGTTCACGGCGCCCGCCCAGGCTGCCGCGCCCCTGGTGAAGACGCAGGCGCCGGGCTTCTACCGCATGATGTTGGGCGACTTCGAGATCACCGCGCTGTTGGATGGCACCGTGACGCTGCCGGTGGTGAAGGATCTGACGAACGTGAAGCCGGGCCGGGCCGAGGCGCTGCTGGCCGCCGAGTTCCTCACCTCTTCGGTGGAGACGTCGATCAACGCGTATCTGATCAACACGGGCGCCAGGCTGTTCCTGGTGGACACGGGGGCGGGTGAGCTGATCGGACCGTCGGCGGGCCAGCTGGTCACCAGCATTCGCGCGGCGGGCTACCAGCCGGAGCAGGTCGACGCCGTCCTGCTCACCCATGCGCACCCGGATCACTCGGGGGGCCTGGTGGTGGCGGGCAAGCGCGTCTTCCCGAACGCGCGCGTGTACGCGGACAAGCGCGAGGTGGACTACTGGCTGAGCTCCGCCAACGCGGAGAAGGCGCCGGAGAGCCTCAAGCCGCTCTTCCAGGAGGCGAAGGACTCGTTGACGCCGTATGCCGAGGCGGGCCATCTCGAGACGTTCACGGGCAACACGCAGCTGGCGCCGGGCCTCAGGACCCTGGAGTCGCCGGGCCATACGCCGGGGCACACGTTCTACGTGGTGGAGAGCCAGGGACAGAAGCTCGTGTTCTGGGGGGATGTGATGCACGTGGCGGCGGTGCAGTTTCCCGAGCCCTCGGTGTCGCTCCAATACGACGCGGACTCCAAGGCGGCGGCGGCCCAGCGCGCGAAGGCCTACGCCGAGGCCGCCAGGCAGGGCTACTGGCTGGCCATCGATCACGTCTCGTTCCCGGGCCTCGGCCATCTGCGCGCCAATGGCAAGGGCTACACCTGGGTGCCGGCCAATTACAGCACCCTGCGCTGA
- a CDS encoding NAD-dependent epimerase/dehydratase family protein, producing the protein MAKERIALVLGATGGVGGETAAALLAKGWKVRALHRGAQAGGRHAGLQGAEWIRGDALRAEDVIQAARGAQLVVHAVNPPGYRDWEKLVLPMLESSLQAARQAGARLVLPGTVYNYGLDAFPVLKEDSPQHPHTRKGRIRVAMERRLEEEAARGTRVLIVRAGDFFGPRAGNNWFSQGFVKPGARPRSITDPNVPGVGHAWAYLPDLAATLAALAEREEELPSFARFHFGGHWLEDGAEMGRSILRVLGHPTPSVRRMPWPLLRLASPFNTTLRELLEMRYLWQHPARLDNTRLRAFLGQEPHTPLDAAVHKALQAMGCLPEAAEPARGASPLATNQA; encoded by the coding sequence ATGGCGAAGGAACGAATCGCGTTGGTGTTGGGAGCGACGGGTGGAGTGGGCGGGGAGACGGCGGCCGCGTTGCTCGCCAAGGGCTGGAAGGTGCGCGCCCTGCACCGTGGCGCCCAGGCGGGCGGACGTCACGCCGGGCTCCAGGGCGCGGAGTGGATCCGCGGGGATGCCCTGCGCGCCGAGGACGTCATCCAGGCCGCGCGCGGCGCCCAACTGGTGGTCCACGCGGTCAACCCCCCGGGCTACCGGGATTGGGAGAAGCTCGTGCTGCCCATGCTGGAGAGCAGCCTCCAGGCCGCCCGCCAGGCTGGCGCCCGGCTGGTGCTCCCCGGCACCGTCTACAACTACGGCCTCGACGCGTTTCCGGTGCTGAAGGAGGACTCACCTCAGCACCCCCACACCCGCAAGGGCAGAATCCGCGTCGCCATGGAGCGCCGCCTGGAAGAGGAAGCCGCGCGCGGCACCCGCGTCCTCATCGTGCGCGCCGGTGACTTCTTCGGGCCTCGGGCCGGCAACAACTGGTTCTCCCAGGGCTTCGTGAAGCCGGGTGCGCGGCCCCGCTCCATCACCGATCCCAACGTGCCCGGCGTGGGCCATGCCTGGGCCTACCTGCCCGACCTCGCCGCCACCCTGGCCGCGCTCGCCGAGCGCGAGGAGGAACTCCCCTCCTTCGCGCGCTTCCACTTCGGCGGCCACTGGCTGGAAGACGGCGCGGAGATGGGCCGGAGCATCCTGCGCGTCCTCGGCCACCCCACCCCGTCCGTGCGCCGGATGCCCTGGCCCCTGCTGCGGCTCGCCTCGCCCTTCAACACCACGCTGCGCGAGCTGCTCGAGATGCGCTACCTCTGGCAGCACCCCGCCCGCCTCGACAACACGCGCCTGCGCGCCTTCCTCGGCCAGGAGCCCCACACACCGTTGGATGCCGCCGTGCACAAGGCACTCCAGGCCATGGGCTGCCTGCCGGAGGCCGCCGAGCCCGCTCGCGGCGCCTCGCCCCTGGCCACGAACCAGGCCTGA
- a CDS encoding CAP domain-containing protein — translation MDPGLEQEAGSGESSSTTAAAETPASAPSALALPAYCNGVLNWNPAWTAFEDEVLKLVNQQRAAGATCGGVAKPKVPALTFDERLRCAARVHSTDMGTNNFMSHTGSDGSTPWQRMTNAGYVWRSAAENVAAGYATPAAVVAGWMKSTGHCNNIMGSGVKHLGVGYYYAPSSTYKHYWTQSFGAQ, via the coding sequence ATGGATCCGGGACTCGAGCAGGAGGCGGGGAGCGGAGAGTCCTCCTCGACGACGGCGGCGGCCGAGACGCCGGCCTCGGCCCCCTCGGCGCTGGCGCTCCCGGCGTACTGTAACGGGGTGCTCAACTGGAATCCGGCCTGGACGGCGTTCGAGGACGAGGTGCTCAAGCTGGTGAACCAGCAGCGGGCCGCGGGTGCCACGTGTGGTGGCGTGGCCAAGCCCAAGGTCCCGGCGCTCACCTTCGACGAGCGGCTGCGGTGCGCGGCCCGCGTCCACTCGACGGACATGGGCACCAACAACTTCATGAGCCACACGGGGTCCGACGGCTCCACCCCGTGGCAGCGCATGACCAACGCCGGCTACGTCTGGAGGTCGGCTGCGGAGAACGTCGCCGCGGGCTATGCCACGCCCGCCGCGGTGGTGGCCGGCTGGATGAAGAGCACGGGCCACTGCAACAACATCATGGGCAGCGGCGTCAAGCACCTGGGCGTGGGCTACTACTACGCGCCCTCGAGCACCTACAAGCACTACTGGACGCAGTCCTTCGGCGCCCAGTAG
- a CDS encoding RNA polymerase sigma factor, giving the protein MGNATDEELMERFCEGDHAAFEVLFSRHAGAVQGFLARMVRDGALAEDLLQTTFLSVVRSRDRFERGTRFGPWLMTIAANAARDALRRRQHREAYQDSAPPPAPVTADPGDPGMRKRLEDALQRLSPDQREAILLHKLEGWSYEEIASMRGISVSAARVRAHRGYEKLRQLLDGLVGE; this is encoded by the coding sequence ATGGGGAACGCGACGGACGAAGAGCTCATGGAACGCTTCTGCGAGGGAGATCACGCTGCTTTCGAGGTCCTGTTCAGCCGGCATGCCGGCGCGGTGCAGGGCTTCCTGGCACGCATGGTGCGTGATGGTGCGCTCGCGGAGGATCTGCTGCAGACGACGTTCTTGTCGGTCGTCCGCTCGCGGGACCGGTTCGAACGGGGGACGCGTTTCGGCCCCTGGTTGATGACGATCGCCGCGAACGCCGCGAGGGATGCCCTGCGCCGCCGCCAGCACCGCGAGGCGTATCAGGACAGCGCGCCCCCGCCAGCCCCGGTCACCGCCGATCCGGGAGACCCCGGCATGCGCAAGCGCCTGGAGGACGCGCTGCAGCGGCTGTCGCCGGATCAGCGCGAGGCCATCCTGCTGCACAAGCTCGAGGGCTGGTCCTACGAGGAGATCGCCTCGATGCGCGGCATCAGCGTGAGCGCGGCGCGCGTCCGGGCGCACCGTGGCTACGAGAAGCTGCGGCAACTGCTGGACGGGCTGGTGGGGGAATGA
- a CDS encoding pentapeptide repeat-containing protein: MGWLENVLIEDKEIANEQLELTDKNSLYFLGPNLSLRNCTVILKVSARNLIIVGARFIDCTFEVKQELKNHQQWVKASLQRCRFTGRLTGCDFGHWPGYGTGWEHGAIEDCDFTEARLDGCRIMGSDPATLRFPRWPCFTILDPIGRARELDRVQWPGAHGDIIRNTLIKNPPGTRALTYYAPASAKLLETTPEKLRAVIEKLDYILY, from the coding sequence ATGGGGTGGCTGGAGAACGTCCTCATTGAGGACAAAGAGATTGCAAACGAGCAACTGGAGTTGACGGACAAGAATTCGCTCTATTTTCTTGGTCCTAACCTGTCGCTTAGAAACTGCACCGTCATCCTGAAGGTCTCCGCCAGGAACTTGATCATCGTTGGGGCGCGGTTCATTGACTGCACCTTCGAGGTGAAACAGGAGCTGAAGAACCACCAACAATGGGTGAAAGCCTCCCTCCAGAGGTGCCGCTTCACGGGGCGCTTGACGGGGTGCGACTTCGGGCACTGGCCCGGCTACGGCACAGGTTGGGAGCACGGAGCCATCGAGGACTGCGACTTCACCGAGGCCCGTCTGGATGGCTGCCGCATCATGGGTTCGGACCCTGCCACCCTTCGCTTTCCCAGGTGGCCCTGCTTCACCATCCTGGACCCCATCGGGCGAGCCCGCGAACTCGATAGGGTCCAGTGGCCGGGTGCCCATGGAGACATCATCCGGAACACACTCATCAAGAACCCACCAGGCACCAGAGCCCTGACCTACTACGCTCCCGCTTCCGCTAAGTTGCTCGAGACCACACCCGAAAAGCTCCGAGCCGTCATCGAGAAACTCGACTACATCCTCTACTGA
- a CDS encoding Carotenogenesis protein CarS produces the protein MSQQTALILAHDVEGAPVRIGEAMRITLTASEESLDRRFLGRWGIVVALVYDEPRRQYPHEPLVKVRVEGLGEDLFFPWELERAPEWSWRRLSGPEGSMPLGLHWVH, from the coding sequence ATGAGCCAGCAGACGGCACTCATCCTCGCCCACGACGTGGAGGGCGCGCCCGTGCGCATCGGAGAGGCGATGCGCATCACCCTCACGGCCTCCGAGGAGTCCCTGGATCGGCGGTTCCTGGGGCGGTGGGGCATCGTGGTGGCGCTCGTGTATGACGAGCCCCGCCGGCAGTACCCGCACGAGCCCCTCGTGAAGGTCCGGGTCGAGGGACTGGGGGAGGATCTGTTCTTCCCCTGGGAACTCGAGCGCGCGCCGGAGTGGTCGTGGCGCCGGCTCTCCGGGCCGGAGGGGTCGATGCCCCTCGGACTGCATTGGGTGCATTGA
- a CDS encoding LysR family transcriptional regulator gives MADELDWQLCRSFLAVLDEGSLSGAARALGLTQPTIGRHIEALEQALATPLFVRSPQGLVPTEAALEIRPHAEAMRAAAASLRRAISGAEGGARGTVRLTASEVVGAEVLPPMLARLRERHPGISLELVLSNRTQDLLKRESDIAIRMIRPTQSALLSRKVGVTTLGLHAHRDYLARHGTPRSLDELDGHVLIGFDKESPSIQTLRAMGFQMGREAFALRTDSDLAQLALIRAGAGIGVCQVGVARREETLVHVLPEDFVYSLDLWVVMHENLQTSERMRLVYDHLATELKAYALTSRR, from the coding sequence ATGGCGGACGAGCTGGACTGGCAGTTGTGCCGGTCGTTCCTGGCGGTGTTGGACGAAGGCAGCCTCTCGGGCGCCGCGCGTGCGCTGGGGCTGACGCAGCCGACCATCGGGCGCCATATCGAGGCCCTGGAGCAAGCGCTCGCGACGCCGCTGTTCGTCCGGTCGCCCCAGGGCCTGGTGCCCACGGAGGCGGCGTTGGAGATCCGCCCGCATGCCGAGGCGATGCGGGCGGCGGCGGCCTCGCTGCGCCGGGCGATCTCGGGGGCGGAAGGAGGGGCGCGGGGGACGGTGCGGCTCACCGCGAGCGAGGTGGTGGGCGCGGAGGTGTTGCCTCCCATGCTCGCGCGGCTTCGCGAGCGGCATCCGGGGATCTCGCTGGAACTGGTGCTGTCCAACCGCACGCAGGATCTCCTGAAGCGGGAATCGGACATCGCCATCCGGATGATCCGGCCCACGCAGTCGGCGCTGTTGTCACGCAAGGTGGGCGTGACGACCCTGGGCCTGCACGCGCACCGCGACTACCTGGCGCGGCATGGGACTCCCCGGAGCCTCGATGAACTGGACGGACACGTGCTGATTGGCTTCGACAAGGAATCCCCGTCGATCCAGACCTTGCGAGCGATGGGTTTCCAGATGGGCCGGGAGGCGTTCGCGTTGCGCACGGACAGCGATCTCGCGCAGCTCGCCCTCATCCGGGCGGGAGCGGGAATTGGCGTCTGTCAGGTGGGGGTGGCGCGACGGGAGGAGACGCTCGTGCATGTGCTCCCAGAGGATTTCGTCTACTCACTCGACCTCTGGGTCGTCATGCACGAGAACCTCCAGACGAGCGAGCGGATGCGGCTCGTCTATGATCACCTCGCCACGGAGCTGAAAGCCTATGCGCTGACCTCCCGCCGCTGA